In Deltaproteobacteria bacterium, the genomic window GCATACTTAAAACATTTTCCCTGGCTTGAGAAACAAAAAGCATCTCGGGTAAAAAAGATAACTTATCTTAAGATGTTGGTGTTCCCTACCCGGGATAAGATCTTTGTTATCAAGACGTTTATGCTGGATGAAATGCCTGAGGTTGAAATCGAGATGGGCTTCTTTTTTAATATCTTTGCGCAGCAATGACCGGAGGCTAGACAGATTTGTGGGCTAATGAATGCTGATCAAGGAAACGGATGACCACATCATTAAAGACCTCGTACTTTTCTTCATGGGGGGCATGTCCGCAATCGGCGAGAATGGAAAGCTCTGCAGTATTGAACTGGGCGGCAACTTCCCGGGCATTTTCCGGCGGCAGGAGGGCGTCATATTGACCCCAAACTATTTGACAAGGAACTTTTAGCCGGTTCTCCGAACTTACTCTGTCGCTCTGAATGAGACGGAGAAGTGTGTTAGGAAGATACCTTTGGGACGTGAATTTAAATATTTTATATAAATCCGGGGTGAGCAAAGATTTATCGTGATATAAATATATCAGAAGATTCTTGATTTTCTTTCCCGATATGTAATTACCTCCTTTATCGGTAGCGGAAACTAAGACAAGGGCTTCTACCAGTCCTTCGAATTGCCGGCACAATTCAAGACAGATTGTTCCTCCAAAGGAATGCCCCACCAAAATGGCCGAGGTAATTCCTTTTTGTTCCAAAAAGTGACGGACAAAATTCACATAACCGGCTCGGTTTAGCAGTTCGCTCTGGGGCTTAGGAGAGAAACCAAACCCGGGTAAATCCAAGGCGATAACTCGGAAAAAGCGAGAAAGGGGTCTGAGGTTGAACCTCCAGGTGAAAAGGGAAGAAGACAGCCCATGGATAAACACCACCGGTCGGCCTTGCCCTCGGTCCACCGAAAAAATATCCGATCCAGCTACCTTATGAAAACAGCCGGACAGGCCATAATTTACTAAAATATCTTGCAGTTGGGCATTTATCCCGGCTAGGTCCGGTTGCACTGCACAAAGATTCATGAATCTGACCGCGGTTCTATTGCAGATAGAGGAAATGAAGTCCAGCGAACCAAATGATGGGGCAGGAAGTACCCATCCCAGGGAGAATCGAATTGAGTCATGGTGCCGGGAGTGGCAAAGCGATGGACACCGGCAGCTCCCAATATAGTGATGATCCGTGAAAAATCTTTAGGACTTACCGCCAACCCTACCGTCTGGACATGAGGGGTCATAATTTCCGGCAACCTGTCGATATCACTGAATAAACGTAGATAAACCGTGCGATTGCCGATTGGTGGACCCAGTTGCCAGAAGTCATCCGCCAGAATGGTGAACTCCGTGCCGCTAGAATACCAAGCTTCATGGAACATATCATATCGGGCCCGCAGATTA contains:
- a CDS encoding alpha/beta hydrolase; translated protein: MVFIHGLSSSLFTWRFNLRPLSRFFRVIALDLPGFGFSPKPQSELLNRAGYVNFVRHFLEQKGITSAILVGHSFGGTICLELCRQFEGLVEALVLVSATDKGGNYISGKKIKNLLIYLYHDKSLLTPDLYKIFKFTSQRYLPNTLLRLIQSDRVSSENRLKVPCQIVWGQYDALLPPENAREVAAQFNTAELSILADCGHAPHEEKYEVFNDVVIRFLDQHSLAHKSV